From a region of the Thiorhodovibrio winogradskyi genome:
- a CDS encoding PAS domain-containing protein has protein sequence MDFIADKDPGLIPFVLSQILDTVVNGVTLSDPDQPDNPIVYANEAFELITGYEHEEIIGRNCRFLQGEDKDQPELAKIREGLDKHEPVTVTLRNYRKDGSLFYNQFTIRPLFDRDGNLIYYLGIQYDVTEKKRAEKELARLNAILAAAGTPPEPG, from the coding sequence ATGGACTTCATCGCCGATAAAGACCCGGGGCTGATCCCCTTTGTGCTGTCTCAAATTCTGGATACCGTTGTCAACGGCGTCACCTTGTCTGATCCTGACCAGCCGGACAATCCGATTGTTTACGCCAATGAGGCCTTTGAGCTCATCACCGGCTATGAGCACGAGGAGATTATTGGTCGCAACTGTCGCTTTTTGCAGGGCGAGGACAAGGACCAGCCCGAGCTTGCAAAAATCCGCGAGGGGCTGGACAAGCACGAGCCCGTCACCGTGACCCTGCGCAATTACCGCAAGGACGGCAGTCTGTTCTATAACCAATTCACCATCCGCCCGCTGTTCGACCGTGACGGCAACCTCATCTACTATCTGGGCATTCAGTACGATGTGACCGAAAAGAAACGCGCCGAGAAGGAGCTGGCGCGGCTCAATGCGATCCTCGCCGCCGCCGGCACGCCACCGGAGCCTGGCTAA
- a CDS encoding SAM-dependent methyltransferase has protein sequence MLINTAVLLAERGNLPDALVRAGIRMRLRDTLRELPVADCEAAMTSERDFLAMMRASPIAAVPERANAQHYEVPAEFFELMLGSRRKYSCCHWPDGIDTLDQAEEAALRLTAERAGIAEGQRVLELGCGWGSFSLWAASHFPGSEFVAVSNSHSQKAFIDADAARAGVTNLRVLTADMNDFQAPGQFDRIVSIEMFEHMRNWYLLFERLHGWLLPGGRFFMHIFCHRAHPYPYEDQGGDDWMTRFFFAGGIMPHDALPPRFQQHLRLLDHWRWDGRHYARTLNAWLARLDENRARAMPILERVYGGDPASDHSARAAALWWMRWRLFLMACAELFGFGAGQEWWVGHYLFERPTSENYPQGQVRGYSAPTQ, from the coding sequence ATGTTAATCAACACAGCGGTCCTTCTGGCGGAACGCGGCAACTTGCCCGATGCCCTGGTGCGTGCTGGTATTCGCATGCGGCTGCGCGATACGCTCAGGGAGCTGCCAGTGGCCGACTGCGAGGCCGCCATGACCTCCGAACGGGATTTTCTCGCCATGATGCGGGCCTCACCCATTGCTGCGGTGCCGGAACGTGCGAATGCGCAGCACTACGAGGTGCCGGCGGAGTTCTTCGAGCTCATGCTGGGGTCGCGCCGTAAATACAGCTGCTGCCATTGGCCCGATGGCATCGATACCCTGGATCAGGCGGAAGAGGCGGCGCTGCGGCTGACCGCCGAGCGCGCCGGTATTGCCGAGGGCCAGCGGGTGCTGGAGCTGGGTTGCGGCTGGGGCTCCTTCAGCCTGTGGGCCGCAAGCCATTTTCCAGGCAGCGAGTTCGTTGCCGTTTCCAATTCCCATTCCCAAAAAGCCTTTATCGATGCCGATGCCGCGCGCGCGGGCGTGACCAATTTGCGCGTGCTGACAGCCGACATGAATGACTTTCAGGCCCCGGGCCAGTTCGACCGCATCGTCTCCATTGAAATGTTCGAGCACATGCGCAACTGGTATCTGCTGTTCGAGCGCTTGCATGGCTGGTTGCTTCCTGGTGGGCGATTTTTCATGCACATTTTCTGTCATCGCGCGCATCCTTATCCTTACGAAGACCAGGGTGGTGACGATTGGATGACGCGCTTTTTCTTTGCCGGCGGCATCATGCCGCATGATGCGCTGCCGCCGCGGTTTCAGCAGCATCTGCGCCTTCTTGACCACTGGCGTTGGGATGGACGCCATTACGCGCGCACACTCAATGCCTGGCTTGCGCGCTTGGATGAGAACCGGGCGCGAGCGATGCCCATCCTCGAACGCGTCTATGGTGGCGATCCAGCCAGCGATCATTCCGCGCGCGCCGCTGCCCTGTGGTGGATGCGCTGGCGACTGTTTTTAATGGCCTGCGCCGAACTTTTCGGGTTCGGTGCGGGGCAGGAATGGTGGGTCGGGCATTATTTGTTCGAGCGTCCAACAAGCGAAAACTACCCCCAAGGGCAGGTGCGCGGTTATAGTGCGCCGACGCAATGA
- a CDS encoding alpha-amylase family glycosyl hydrolase, giving the protein MIIYNLFPLLAGPFPDWTPHFKRAAAMGFDWIFVNPVQALGDSGSLYSISDYFGINQAFVGPGSSSSQKQLRAACTAAEKLGLSMMTDLVINHCAIDSPLVQEHPEWFVMKRGKPTNPFCVEPDGSKVIWEDLAQFDHRKSTDKDGMLAYFVSVVEHLADLGFRGFRCDAAYQLPAEFWQSLISRCRAKHPDIVFVAETLGCSPKQTKSTAAAGFDAIYNSAKWWDFTSPWLLTQYALTRSLLGSISFPESHDTERLFSETGGNLDAMRQRYLFAALFSSHLMMPMGFEYGFRKRLHVVNTRPKDWEEPTIDLTDFITQVNGIKQGSSVFGSEGPIEQIPHPNEAILILRKKAAKGCDQALLILNKDPHGHQYLHIDDLYALIDAPPPLHDLSPDWPMDYLPTPFEFDLGPGVARVLTTEGNKRP; this is encoded by the coding sequence ATGATCATCTATAACCTGTTTCCGCTGCTCGCCGGGCCTTTCCCGGACTGGACGCCACATTTCAAACGTGCCGCCGCCATGGGCTTTGACTGGATTTTCGTCAATCCAGTCCAGGCGCTGGGCGACTCTGGCAGCCTTTACTCCATCAGCGATTATTTTGGCATCAACCAGGCATTTGTTGGTCCTGGCAGCAGCTCCAGCCAGAAACAGCTGCGCGCTGCCTGCACGGCCGCCGAAAAGCTTGGGCTGAGCATGATGACCGACCTGGTGATTAATCACTGCGCCATCGACAGCCCGCTGGTCCAAGAGCATCCCGAATGGTTCGTGATGAAACGCGGCAAACCCACCAATCCCTTTTGTGTCGAGCCCGACGGCAGCAAGGTGATCTGGGAGGATCTGGCGCAATTCGATCACCGCAAATCCACCGACAAAGACGGCATGCTCGCGTACTTTGTCAGCGTGGTCGAGCATCTGGCGGATCTTGGTTTTCGCGGCTTTCGCTGCGATGCGGCCTACCAGCTTCCGGCTGAGTTCTGGCAGAGCTTAATTAGCCGTTGTCGCGCCAAGCACCCGGATATCGTCTTCGTGGCGGAAACCCTCGGTTGCTCACCCAAGCAGACCAAAAGCACCGCCGCGGCGGGCTTCGATGCCATTTACAACAGCGCCAAATGGTGGGATTTCACCAGTCCCTGGTTGCTCACTCAGTATGCGCTCACCCGCTCCCTACTGGGGTCCATCAGCTTTCCGGAAAGCCACGACACCGAGCGTTTGTTCAGCGAGACTGGCGGCAACCTTGATGCCATGCGCCAGCGCTATCTGTTCGCGGCCCTGTTTTCAAGCCATCTCATGATGCCCATGGGCTTCGAGTACGGCTTCCGCAAACGCCTGCATGTGGTCAACACGCGGCCGAAGGATTGGGAAGAACCCACTATCGATCTGACGGATTTCATCACCCAGGTCAATGGCATCAAGCAGGGCAGCTCGGTGTTCGGCAGCGAGGGGCCAATCGAGCAGATCCCGCATCCCAACGAAGCAATCCTGATTCTGCGCAAGAAAGCCGCGAAGGGCTGCGACCAGGCGCTGCTGATTCTGAACAAAGACCCGCATGGTCATCAGTATTTACACATCGATGACCTCTACGCCCTGATTGACGCCCCACCACCGTTGCACGACCTTTCTCCCGACTGGCCCATGGATTATCTGCCCACACCCTTTGAGTTTGACCTGGGCCCCGGGGTGGCGCGGGTATTGACGACCGAGGGGAACAAGCGCCCTTAG
- a CDS encoding Uma2 family endonuclease, translated as MSALAEQLPFDAEAYLAWEQDQADKHEYYRGEAFAMVGACQNHVLVAGNLYSALKHRLRGSSCRTYVSDMKLRVAAAEAFFYPDIMVSCDARDHAAELFLQYPRLIIEVLSAGTSAFDRGAKAAAYPLLPSLREYVMVDIDARRLEHFRRHDQGDWRLQDCHEVTACRFECLELELPMAEIFEDVLARD; from the coding sequence ATGTCAGCGCTTGCCGAACAACTGCCCTTCGATGCTGAAGCCTATCTCGCTTGGGAACAAGACCAAGCCGACAAGCATGAGTATTATCGCGGCGAGGCCTTCGCCATGGTCGGCGCGTGCCAGAATCATGTGTTGGTGGCTGGAAATCTTTACTCTGCGCTCAAGCACCGCCTGCGCGGCAGCTCCTGTCGAACCTATGTGTCTGACATGAAACTCCGGGTCGCCGCCGCGGAGGCATTTTTTTATCCGGATATCATGGTGTCCTGCGATGCGCGCGATCATGCCGCCGAGCTGTTTTTGCAATACCCGCGACTGATCATTGAGGTGCTGTCGGCGGGAACCTCGGCTTTTGACCGCGGGGCCAAAGCGGCCGCTTACCCTCTGCTGCCGAGTCTGCGCGAGTACGTGATGGTGGACATCGACGCACGCCGGCTGGAACACTTCCGCCGCCATGATCAGGGCGACTGGCGGCTGCAAGACTGCCACGAGGTCACCGCCTGCCGGTTCGAGTGCCTGGAGTTGGAGCTGCCAATGGCGGAAATCTTCGAGGATGTGCTGGCACGGGACTGA
- the rimO gene encoding 30S ribosomal protein S12 methylthiotransferase RimO, producing the protein MGFISLGCPKATVDSERLLTRLRVDGYRIAPDYPSADLIIVNTCGFIEDAVTESLDTIGEALRASGKVIVTGCLGVREEIIREAYPELLAITGPERDNQVMAAVHRHLPPPKHPFDRLIPPQGVKLTPAHTAYIKISEGCDHRCSFCVIPHLRGPLRSRAIGEVLEEANRLVEQGVRELLVISQDTSAYGRDQNHKLDFWRGRPLRTDLGSLAQVLGEIAPWVRLHYVYPYPSVDQLIPLMTQELILPYLDMPLQHASPAILRAMRRPAATERILEKLASWREQCPALAIRSTFIVGFPGETEAEFEQLLGFLTEAQLDRVGCFAYSPVSGAAANALPDQVPESVKQERLAQFMTHQARISRAKLKNRVGQELLVMIDRVEPDRCIARGHADAPEIDGEVIIPGVWDVAPGDFIMARITESREHDLVGEPADYEVR; encoded by the coding sequence ATCGGTTTTATCAGTCTGGGATGCCCAAAAGCGACCGTGGATTCGGAACGCCTGCTGACACGATTGCGTGTTGATGGTTACCGCATCGCCCCGGACTATCCCTCGGCCGATCTGATTATCGTTAACACCTGCGGCTTTATTGAGGACGCGGTCACTGAATCGCTCGACACCATCGGAGAAGCCCTCAGGGCCAGCGGCAAAGTCATTGTGACCGGTTGCCTGGGCGTGCGCGAGGAAATCATCCGCGAGGCCTACCCGGAGTTACTTGCCATCACCGGGCCAGAGCGCGACAACCAGGTCATGGCCGCGGTGCACCGCCACCTGCCGCCACCGAAACACCCCTTTGATCGCCTGATACCGCCGCAGGGCGTGAAGTTAACCCCAGCGCACACGGCTTACATCAAGATTTCCGAGGGTTGCGATCACCGCTGCAGTTTCTGTGTGATCCCGCATCTGCGCGGTCCCTTGCGCAGCCGAGCCATTGGCGAGGTGCTCGAGGAAGCCAATCGGCTGGTCGAACAAGGCGTGCGTGAGCTTCTGGTGATCTCCCAGGATACCAGCGCTTACGGCCGCGATCAGAACCATAAGTTGGACTTTTGGCGCGGCCGCCCGTTGCGCACCGATCTCGGTTCCCTTGCGCAGGTGCTGGGGGAGATCGCACCCTGGGTGCGCCTGCACTATGTTTACCCCTACCCTTCGGTCGACCAACTCATTCCGCTGATGACGCAGGAGTTGATTCTGCCTTATCTGGACATGCCGCTGCAGCATGCAAGCCCCGCCATTCTGCGCGCGATGCGCCGCCCGGCCGCGACCGAGCGGATACTCGAGAAACTGGCAAGCTGGCGCGAGCAATGCCCGGCACTGGCCATTCGCAGTACTTTTATCGTGGGTTTTCCTGGAGAAACAGAGGCGGAGTTCGAGCAACTGCTTGGCTTCCTAACCGAGGCGCAGCTTGACCGGGTGGGTTGCTTCGCCTACTCGCCAGTGAGCGGCGCCGCGGCCAATGCGCTCCCTGATCAGGTGCCAGAGAGCGTCAAGCAGGAACGGCTCGCGCAATTCATGACGCATCAGGCCAGAATCAGCCGCGCCAAACTCAAAAACCGCGTCGGTCAGGAACTGCTGGTCATGATTGATCGGGTCGAACCCGACCGCTGCATCGCCCGCGGCCACGCCGACGCGCCAGAGATTGACGGCGAGGTGATCATTCCCGGTGTCTGGGATGTTGCACCCGGTGATTTCATCATGGCGCGCATCACCGAGAGCCGAGAGCACGACTTGGTGGGCGAACCGGCGGATTATGAGGTGCGTTGA
- the thiO gene encoding glycine oxidase ThiO: MSDYLIVGGGVIGLLTAHELAKTGASVTLVEMSATGRQSSWAGGGILQPLYPWHHPGAVNTLALWSQAYYPELMLELLEATGIDPEYRASGLMILDAEERDLALAWGERHQVPVELLDRTQVAAAEPNLGLRLDNALWMPDVAQVRNPRLMRSLRAALDKRVRIREHEEVMDLRVEQGRVIGVRTTSEQLAAERVVVCAGAWTAQLLERLGAVPKIRPVRGQIMLFFAKPDQIRQLTLYREHYIIPRQDGRVLIGSTHAEDAGFSKTTTSQAKEDLYRFAVELYPLLKRAPIEDHWAGLRPGSPKGVPYIGAYPGVENLFVNAGHFSNGLVTGPASARLISDLMLGRPPIVPPESYALETPRE; the protein is encoded by the coding sequence ATGAGCGATTACTTGATTGTCGGCGGCGGCGTTATTGGCCTGCTGACCGCCCATGAACTGGCCAAGACAGGCGCCTCCGTGACCTTGGTCGAGATGAGCGCCACCGGGCGCCAATCCTCCTGGGCCGGAGGCGGCATTCTGCAGCCCCTGTACCCATGGCATCATCCGGGCGCGGTCAATACGCTGGCGCTTTGGAGTCAGGCGTATTACCCCGAGCTCATGCTGGAACTGCTTGAGGCGACAGGTATTGATCCGGAATATCGCGCGTCCGGGCTGATGATTCTGGACGCCGAGGAACGCGATCTGGCCTTGGCCTGGGGCGAACGCCATCAAGTGCCGGTCGAGCTGCTTGATCGCACTCAGGTGGCGGCGGCCGAACCAAACCTGGGTTTGCGCCTGGATAATGCGCTGTGGATGCCGGATGTGGCGCAGGTGCGCAACCCGCGGCTCATGCGCTCGTTGCGTGCCGCGCTCGATAAAAGAGTGCGGATCCGCGAGCACGAGGAAGTCATGGATTTGCGCGTGGAGCAGGGGCGGGTGATAGGTGTGCGTACTACTTCGGAACAGCTGGCCGCGGAGCGGGTGGTGGTGTGCGCTGGCGCCTGGACGGCGCAGTTACTTGAGCGTCTTGGCGCGGTCCCAAAGATCCGCCCGGTGCGTGGGCAGATCATGCTGTTTTTTGCCAAGCCAGATCAAATCCGGCAGCTGACCCTCTATCGCGAACACTACATCATCCCACGCCAGGATGGTCGGGTGCTCATTGGCAGCACGCACGCGGAGGATGCCGGTTTCAGTAAGACCACCACCAGTCAAGCCAAGGAAGACCTCTATCGCTTTGCCGTGGAGCTCTATCCCCTGCTCAAACGTGCCCCGATTGAAGACCACTGGGCCGGCTTGCGTCCGGGCTCGCCCAAGGGCGTGCCCTACATCGGCGCCTACCCCGGTGTGGAGAATCTATTCGTCAATGCCGGGCACTTCAGTAACGGTCTGGTCACCGGGCCGGCCTCGGCGCGCCTGATCAGCGATCTCATGCTTGGCCGCCCGCCCATCGTGCCACCCGAGTCCTACGCCTTGGAGACGCCGCGCGAGTGA
- a CDS encoding SRPBCC family protein, with translation MVKARASILIDRPPEQVFGFIADDFVDNYARWSPEVKQLEALTPGPLGLGSRMRQVRVDQGRRSESSFKVTAFESPQCLEFAESTDLFRTGYWLAPAGGQTRLEFGFELRRLELYMRPFEKLIRVAIQDGAQRVVRNIKTLAERELATEATE, from the coding sequence ATGGTGAAAGCCAGAGCCAGCATTCTGATTGACCGGCCGCCAGAGCAGGTCTTTGGTTTTATTGCCGATGACTTCGTCGACAACTACGCGCGCTGGTCGCCTGAAGTCAAACAGCTTGAGGCACTCACCCCAGGGCCGCTTGGCCTGGGCAGCCGCATGCGCCAGGTGCGGGTGGATCAAGGACGGCGGAGTGAGAGCAGTTTTAAGGTGACCGCTTTCGAGAGTCCGCAATGTCTGGAGTTTGCCGAAAGCACGGACTTGTTCCGCACCGGCTACTGGCTTGCTCCCGCGGGCGGGCAGACGCGCTTGGAATTCGGCTTTGAGCTGCGGCGTCTTGAGTTGTACATGCGCCCGTTCGAGAAACTGATTCGGGTCGCCATTCAGGACGGAGCCCAGCGGGTGGTACGCAATATCAAAACCCTGGCCGAGCGCGAACTCGCAACCGAGGCGACGGAGTGA
- a CDS encoding DUF3782 domain-containing protein, which translates to MMIEPNTELTPVMRQQVMAMIDKRVTENPVSYEDFSEVKAVMAELAHAQERTETRVEELACQMAAGFKQLGDQIAELGGRWGIHNEGAFRATIHAVLSKIDGIEVREGDHGDRQADIITHVSGFKNRAPIESSLCLIIKSGLMDGRMSSS; encoded by the coding sequence ATGATGATCGAACCCAATACCGAACTCACCCCGGTCATGCGCCAGCAAGTCATGGCCATGATCGACAAGCGAGTGACCGAAAACCCTGTCTCATACGAGGATTTCTCCGAGGTGAAAGCCGTCATGGCTGAACTCGCCCACGCCCAAGAACGCACCGAGACCCGAGTCGAGGAACTCGCCTGCCAGATGGCAGCGGGCTTCAAGCAGCTAGGCGACCAGATCGCCGAGCTTGGCGGGCGCTGGGGCATCCACAACGAAGGCGCTTTTCGCGCCACCATTCATGCCGTGCTCAGCAAAATCGACGGCATCGAGGTGCGCGAAGGTGACCATGGCGACCGTCAGGCCGATATCATCACTCACGTTTCGGGGTTCAAAAATCGCGCCCCTATTGAATCAAGTCTTTGTTTAATAATTAAAAGCGGCCTCATGGATGGTAGAATGTCAAGCAGTTGA
- the ispH gene encoding 4-hydroxy-3-methylbut-2-enyl diphosphate reductase yields the protein MEILLANPRGFCAGVDRAIEIVERVLRLHGAPLYVRHEVVHNRYIVESLKKRGVIFIEDVAEVPAGAVCVFSAHGVALDVRRQAEERGLRVYDATCPLVTKVHLEVARHCREGADVVLIGHRGHPEVEGTLGQCQDGEGRVRLIESVADIDALEVRDPDKVCYVTQTTLSVDDSAAMIEALKARFPNLKGPKKSDICYATQNRQDAVRKLAADADLMLVVGSVTSSNSNRLRELAEKQGIPAYLIDGAEDIDPEWLVGRARVAVTAGASAPELLVRQVIDHLRQQGAGEVRECSGVPEEVVFALPKSLAAGNDVGQSQMQ from the coding sequence ATGGAGATCCTCCTCGCCAACCCGCGTGGCTTTTGTGCTGGCGTCGATCGCGCCATCGAGATTGTCGAGCGGGTTCTCCGGCTGCATGGCGCGCCACTCTATGTGCGCCATGAGGTGGTCCACAATCGCTACATTGTCGAGTCGCTGAAAAAACGCGGTGTCATCTTCATTGAGGATGTTGCCGAGGTGCCAGCAGGTGCTGTGTGCGTTTTCAGTGCTCATGGGGTTGCCCTGGATGTGCGCCGCCAGGCCGAGGAACGCGGACTGCGGGTCTATGACGCGACTTGCCCACTGGTAACCAAAGTCCATCTCGAAGTGGCGCGCCATTGTCGCGAGGGCGCCGATGTCGTGCTGATCGGCCATCGTGGTCATCCCGAGGTCGAGGGCACCCTGGGGCAATGCCAGGATGGCGAGGGCCGGGTGCGACTGATCGAATCGGTCGCGGACATTGATGCGCTCGAGGTGCGCGACCCGGATAAGGTCTGCTACGTCACCCAGACCACCCTGTCGGTCGATGACAGCGCCGCGATGATCGAGGCGCTGAAAGCCCGCTTCCCCAACCTCAAGGGACCAAAAAAGAGCGACATCTGCTATGCCACCCAAAACCGCCAGGATGCGGTGCGCAAGCTGGCGGCGGACGCGGATCTGATGCTGGTGGTTGGCTCGGTGACCAGCTCCAATTCCAATCGGCTGCGCGAGCTGGCCGAGAAGCAGGGTATCCCGGCCTATCTGATCGACGGGGCCGAGGATATTGACCCCGAGTGGTTGGTTGGTCGCGCGCGGGTGGCGGTCACGGCCGGGGCCTCGGCGCCCGAGCTTCTGGTGCGCCAGGTCATCGACCATTTGCGGCAACAGGGCGCGGGAGAGGTCAGGGAATGCAGCGGCGTGCCAGAGGAGGTGGTGTTCGCCTTGCCCAAATCCCTGGCCGCGGGCAATGATGTGGGCCAGTCCCAGATGCAATAA
- a CDS encoding DUF3782 domain-containing protein, translating to MMIEPNTELTPVMRQHVMAMIDKRVTENLVTHKDFSELKAVMAELAHAQERTETRVEELACQMAAGFKQLGDQIAELGGRWGIHNEGAFRATIHAVLTKIDGIEMREGDHGDCQVDIIIRNGEHILLEITSRTYAKDIERIFYRVPTTTTRVKASSRSSWSPPATSPPSSCSAS from the coding sequence ATGATGATCGAACCCAACACCGAACTCACCCCGGTCATGCGCCAGCATGTCATGGCCATGATCGACAAGCGAGTGACCGAAAACCTTGTCACACACAAGGATTTCTCCGAGCTGAAAGCCGTCATGGCTGAACTCGCCCACGCCCAAGAACGCACCGAGACCCGAGTCGAGGAACTCGCCTGCCAGATGGCCGCGGGCTTCAAGCAGCTAGGCGACCAGATCGCCGAGCTTGGCGGGCGCTGGGGCATCCACAACGAAGGCGCCTTTCGCGCCACCATTCATGCCGTGCTCACCAAAATCGACGGCATCGAGATGCGCGAAGGTGACCATGGCGACTGTCAGGTCGATATCATCATCCGCAACGGCGAACATATCCTGCTCGAAATCACCTCGCGCACGTACGCCAAAGACATCGAGCGGATCTTCTACAGAGTGCCGACGACTACCACGCGCGTGAAGGCATCGAGCCGCTCCTCATGGTCGCCACCAGCTACATCGCCCCCAAGCTCATGCAGCGCATCATGA
- a CDS encoding DEAD/DEAH box helicase: MDHDPVLDTSVEEPMLTFAQLGLCEPVFRAVATLGYETPTPIQAQCIPHLLKGQDLLGQAQTGTGKTAAFALPLLCRMERGQELPQLLVLTPTRELALQVAEAFQDYASQLKDFHILPIYGGQSYSLQIRQLKRGPQVIVGTPGRVMDHMRRGNLSLDGLRAMVLDEADEMLNMGFAEDIDWIFEHCPEQRQVALFSATMPEAIKRVARVRLKDPVEVRVRASAETVDTIDQHHCVVARGHKLDALTRLLELESFDGMVIFVRTKNATTELADKLKAHGFAAEALNGDMNQELRERTIGRLKDGQLDILIATDVAARGLDVERLSHVINYDIPTDPASYVHRIGRTGRAGRTGRAILLVEPRERSLLRAIERTIRRNIPAMEPPSAAALSASRIERFTQDLRSTLSDQDLDFFYRLVARLSKEQELDPVDMAAALCFMLQRERPLEVEEKRLSPPPGAERERGGRPDRDGPRGRGERPPRREQDQQLASYRIEVGHAHGVTPREIVGAIANEAGLDGRRIGRIDIRDDYSIVDLPPGMPKEIFQHLQRVYVCGQALRIRPSEEPPSRPRPGKRHQSPRGR, encoded by the coding sequence ATGGATCACGACCCTGTTCTGGATACTTCTGTTGAAGAGCCGATGCTGACCTTCGCGCAGCTTGGCCTGTGCGAGCCCGTGTTTCGTGCCGTCGCCACCCTGGGCTACGAAACGCCCACCCCCATCCAGGCGCAATGCATCCCGCACCTGCTCAAGGGGCAGGATTTGCTCGGCCAGGCCCAGACCGGCACGGGCAAGACGGCGGCCTTTGCCTTGCCATTACTCTGCCGCATGGAGCGGGGCCAGGAGCTGCCGCAACTGCTAGTACTGACGCCGACACGCGAATTGGCCCTGCAGGTGGCCGAGGCCTTTCAGGACTACGCCTCCCAGCTCAAGGATTTTCACATTCTGCCCATCTATGGCGGGCAGAGCTACAGCCTGCAAATCCGCCAGCTCAAGCGCGGCCCTCAGGTGATCGTCGGCACGCCCGGTCGTGTCATGGACCACATGCGCCGCGGCAATCTGTCACTTGATGGCTTGCGCGCCATGGTGCTCGACGAAGCCGACGAAATGCTCAACATGGGATTTGCCGAGGATATCGACTGGATCTTCGAGCACTGCCCGGAACAACGGCAGGTCGCGCTCTTTTCCGCCACCATGCCGGAAGCGATCAAGCGGGTCGCGCGGGTGCGACTCAAAGATCCCGTCGAGGTACGGGTGCGCGCATCGGCCGAAACGGTCGACACTATCGATCAGCACCACTGCGTGGTCGCGCGCGGGCACAAGCTCGACGCTCTGACCAGGCTGCTGGAGCTAGAGTCATTCGACGGCATGGTGATTTTTGTTCGCACCAAGAATGCCACCACCGAGCTGGCCGATAAGCTCAAAGCCCACGGCTTTGCCGCCGAGGCACTCAATGGGGACATGAACCAAGAGCTGCGCGAGCGCACCATCGGTCGCCTGAAAGACGGCCAGCTGGATATTCTGATCGCCACGGACGTGGCCGCGCGCGGGCTGGATGTCGAGCGCCTGAGCCATGTGATCAACTACGACATTCCCACCGACCCGGCATCCTATGTGCATCGCATCGGCCGCACCGGACGGGCCGGGCGCACCGGGCGCGCCATTCTTTTGGTCGAGCCGCGCGAACGCAGCCTGCTGCGCGCCATTGAGCGCACCATTCGCCGCAACATTCCAGCCATGGAACCGCCCTCGGCCGCCGCGCTCAGCGCATCGCGCATCGAACGCTTCACCCAGGATCTGCGCAGCACCCTCAGTGACCAGGATCTGGACTTCTTCTACCGCCTGGTCGCGCGCCTGAGCAAGGAGCAGGAACTGGACCCCGTGGATATGGCGGCTGCTCTGTGCTTTATGCTACAGCGCGAGCGCCCACTGGAGGTGGAGGAAAAACGCTTGAGTCCGCCGCCGGGCGCCGAGCGGGAGCGCGGGGGTCGGCCAGATCGCGACGGACCGCGCGGACGTGGCGAGCGACCGCCGCGCCGCGAGCAAGACCAACAGCTCGCGAGTTACCGCATTGAAGTGGGTCACGCCCATGGCGTCACTCCGCGCGAAATCGTCGGCGCCATCGCCAACGAAGCCGGTCTTGACGGCCGACGCATTGGTCGCATCGACATCCGCGACGACTATTCCATTGTCGATCTGCCACCCGGCATGCCAAAGGAGATTTTTCAGCACCTGCAACGGGTCTATGTCTGTGGTCAGGCGCTGCGCATTCGCCCATCCGAGGAACCTCCCAGCCGCCCCCGCCCAGGCAAAAGGCATCAGTCTCCGCGCGGGCGCTAG
- a CDS encoding DUF4124 domain-containing protein: MSHDPGCFFAQSLALILAGTIALAMPAAAQQQVYRSVDAQGRVSFSAEPPAGEDVRSIESIELQPGPSEADRQAAEARVRDMQQAADAYEQQRQSAREAETGQEESGNTSKSPSESDASPAAEQWNQLLVNDRRLTPEQRKKVEEAKRELLEAQQRGRQSAGGGDLYKRPDNYQHSTPSRSERD, encoded by the coding sequence ATGTCGCATGATCCCGGGTGCTTCTTCGCCCAAAGTCTCGCGCTGATTCTCGCCGGCACCATCGCGCTCGCGATGCCCGCCGCGGCGCAACAACAGGTTTATCGCAGTGTCGATGCGCAGGGGCGTGTCAGCTTTTCCGCCGAGCCACCAGCGGGCGAGGATGTGCGCAGTATCGAGAGCATTGAGTTGCAGCCCGGACCGAGCGAAGCCGACCGTCAGGCGGCCGAGGCTCGTGTGCGCGACATGCAACAAGCGGCCGATGCTTACGAGCAGCAGCGCCAGAGTGCGCGCGAGGCCGAGACCGGACAAGAGGAATCGGGTAACACATCCAAATCTCCGTCGGAATCGGACGCATCCCCTGCTGCCGAACAATGGAACCAACTGCTTGTCAACGACCGCCGCCTAACCCCAGAGCAACGCAAGAAGGTCGAGGAGGCCAAGCGCGAACTGCTCGAGGCCCAGCAACGCGGACGTCAGAGCGCCGGCGGCGGGGATCTGTACAAAAGACCCGACAACTATCAGCACAGCACCCCCAGTCGGAGTGAACGGGACTAG